One genomic window of bacterium HR11 includes the following:
- the petC_3 gene encoding Cytochrome b6-f complex iron-sulfur subunit, which translates to MAAEEVKTESGVTRRQFIVSWVGLSWAAFIASVLAMLGTWLRYFYPRVLFEPPQTFKAGFPTDYGLGVDERWKNKHRVWIVRDMGGFYAIYAQCTHLGCTPNWLAMEQKFKCPCHGSGFYMSGINFEGPAPRPLERCKIWLAEDGQIAIDKSIRFRYEKGEWSKPEAYLPMPYTG; encoded by the coding sequence ATGGCCGCCGAGGAAGTAAAGACCGAAAGCGGCGTCACGCGACGGCAGTTCATCGTCTCGTGGGTCGGCCTGAGCTGGGCCGCTTTCATTGCGTCCGTCTTAGCGATGCTGGGGACGTGGCTCCGGTATTTCTATCCGCGAGTCCTCTTTGAGCCGCCCCAGACCTTCAAGGCGGGCTTTCCGACGGACTACGGTCTGGGCGTCGACGAACGGTGGAAGAACAAGCACCGGGTGTGGATCGTCCGGGACATGGGCGGCTTCTATGCGATTTATGCCCAATGCACGCATCTGGGGTGTACGCCGAACTGGCTGGCGATGGAGCAGAAATTCAAGTGCCCCTGTCACGGGAGCGGCTTTTACATGAGCGGGATCAACTTCGAGGGTCCGGCGCCCCGGCCGCTGGAACGTTGCAAGATATGGCTGGCCGAGGACGGGCAGATCGCCATCGACAAGAGTATTCGGTTCCGCTATGAAAAGGGGGAATGGTCGAAGCCGGAGGCGTACCTGCCGATGCCCTATACGGGGTGA
- the pgsA_2 gene encoding CDP-diacylglycerol--glycerol-3-phosphate 3-phosphatidyltransferase: MPSPIESSLKPREVEEWVDLWFYRPVGYRIARVCGRLGVHPNTVTVLSGLLGVLAGHLFYYPSRWVNLAGIGVFLMADLLDSADGQLARLSQKVSLWGRILDGVAGTLMFTSCYVHLCARLMRSTGHAWVWLLGALAGWSHSFQSSLADYYRLAYVRLAVRPEEGPMDRSWVLRRQYERLRGVPNGFLQRLLLAFYIPYVRRVEVVSPNFVRLLRRIYDEGGGVAPAGFAEMYRRLNRPLMKYYSLLATNLRIAVLFTCLLLDRILLFFLFEALVLNAVAAGLLVIQDRQVRRLLGWLRSGVGTPETA; the protein is encoded by the coding sequence ATGCCGTCGCCGATCGAATCCTCGCTGAAGCCCCGGGAGGTTGAGGAGTGGGTCGACCTGTGGTTTTACCGGCCCGTCGGGTACCGGATCGCCCGGGTCTGCGGGCGTCTGGGGGTCCATCCCAACACCGTGACGGTCCTCAGCGGCCTGCTGGGCGTCCTGGCGGGCCACCTGTTTTACTACCCGAGCCGCTGGGTCAACCTGGCCGGCATCGGCGTCTTCTTGATGGCCGACCTCCTGGATAGTGCCGACGGTCAACTCGCCCGGCTGTCGCAGAAGGTATCCCTGTGGGGCCGGATCCTGGACGGCGTGGCGGGGACCCTCATGTTCACGAGTTGCTATGTCCATCTCTGCGCCCGCCTCATGCGTTCCACGGGCCATGCGTGGGTCTGGCTCCTGGGCGCTCTGGCCGGGTGGAGCCACTCCTTCCAGAGTTCCCTGGCCGACTACTACCGGCTGGCTTACGTGCGTCTGGCCGTCCGTCCCGAGGAGGGCCCGATGGACCGGTCTTGGGTACTGCGGCGGCAGTACGAACGCTTGCGGGGCGTGCCGAACGGCTTCCTGCAAAGGCTCCTGCTGGCCTTCTATATCCCCTACGTCCGGCGGGTCGAGGTCGTCTCGCCGAACTTCGTCCGCCTCCTGCGTCGGATTTACGACGAGGGCGGCGGGGTCGCGCCGGCCGGTTTCGCCGAGATGTACCGCCGCCTGAATCGGCCCCTGATGAAGTATTACAGCCTGCTGGCGACGAACCTGCGGATCGCCGTCCTGTTCACCTGCCTCCTGCTGGACCGCATTTTGCTATTCTTTCTGTTTGAGGCCCTCGTCCTGAACGCCGTGGCGGCGGGCCTCCTGGTCATCCAGGACCGGCAGGTCCGCCGACTCCTGGGATGGCTCCGGAGCGGGGTCGGGACACCGGAGACGGCGTAG
- the tatA gene encoding Sec-independent protein translocase protein TatA, translated as MFESVSLWELLLIFLIVLMIFGAGRLADIGKGLGEGVANFIRAFREAKRELEGPPDRTSPKASDGKALPTTAGDEARPSREP; from the coding sequence ATGTTTGAAAGCGTCTCGCTGTGGGAACTCTTGCTTATCTTCCTGATCGTATTGATGATCTTTGGGGCTGGCCGTCTGGCCGACATCGGGAAGGGCCTCGGCGAGGGCGTGGCCAACTTCATCCGGGCTTTCCGGGAGGCCAAGCGGGAGCTGGAGGGCCCGCCCGACCGGACGTCGCCGAAGGCCTCGGACGGGAAGGCCCTTCCGACGACGGCCGGGGACGAAGCCCGCCCGTCGCGGGAGCCGTAG
- the zraS_3 gene encoding Sensor protein ZraS, with protein MTVRTRLLLVTALGLTLTMALWGWLHLRALAEILQHRQLETLYEVAQTAGEYFQHFPTRQGLVALDRALEDLIEQNPNLVRIDVCVRLPQGIGNVVGVSRVSYDWPEADLEAVFRSGRPRQLSIQTEAGPALALLYPVRSERSRKPSAVVAVAVLTHAMTEVLSHSRRLLLVSSVGLLLATLAVLTLSYRWIIGRPLRTIIETVDALRSDGVLRRIPLQRRDEWGRLARHFNQMTEELERVLASHRALQQDLERRVQAATHHVIQLQYRVNQLERLAALGQLVAVLAHDLGTPLHSIAGLTQLLLEQDVWPPEARRKLELILQQTQRLHAVIQNVRRATRLPEPRTERVPVSTLLDETLPFVEPWLQRAGVRLQVDVAPDLPPLYADRYRVQTVLLNLIQNAVEAMPSGGRLTISARMVPERHAVAIAVRDTGPGIPPEVQARMFEPFFSTRQDEGLRGLGLAIVQDIVRGHGGSIEVESRPGEGTCFVIYWPVAVSESEASADPAGSRP; from the coding sequence ATGACGGTCCGGACCCGTCTCCTGCTGGTCACGGCCCTGGGCTTGACGCTTACGATGGCCCTGTGGGGCTGGCTCCACCTGCGGGCCCTGGCGGAGATCCTGCAACACCGGCAACTGGAGACCCTTTACGAGGTCGCCCAGACGGCCGGCGAGTACTTCCAGCACTTTCCCACCCGGCAGGGCTTAGTCGCCCTGGACCGGGCCCTGGAGGACCTCATCGAGCAGAATCCGAACCTGGTCCGGATCGACGTCTGCGTCCGGCTCCCCCAGGGCATCGGGAATGTCGTGGGGGTCAGCCGTGTCAGTTACGACTGGCCGGAAGCGGACTTGGAAGCCGTCTTCCGGTCGGGACGCCCCAGGCAGTTGAGCATCCAGACGGAAGCCGGCCCGGCCCTGGCCCTCCTGTATCCGGTCCGGTCCGAGCGGTCGCGCAAGCCCTCGGCCGTCGTGGCGGTGGCGGTCTTGACCCACGCCATGACCGAGGTGCTGAGTCACTCCCGCCGACTCCTCCTCGTGAGTAGCGTCGGCCTCCTGCTGGCCACGCTGGCCGTCCTGACCCTGAGCTACCGGTGGATCATCGGGCGGCCTCTGCGGACCATCATCGAGACGGTGGACGCCCTCCGCAGTGACGGGGTCCTCCGCCGCATTCCCCTCCAGCGTCGGGACGAGTGGGGCCGCCTGGCCCGGCACTTCAATCAGATGACCGAGGAGCTGGAGCGCGTCCTGGCCAGCCACCGGGCCCTTCAGCAGGACCTGGAGCGGCGCGTACAGGCGGCGACCCATCACGTCATTCAGCTTCAGTATCGGGTCAATCAGCTCGAACGGCTGGCGGCCCTGGGTCAGCTCGTGGCCGTCCTGGCCCACGACCTGGGGACGCCCCTGCACTCGATCGCCGGCCTGACCCAGCTCCTCCTGGAGCAGGACGTCTGGCCGCCGGAAGCCCGCCGAAAACTCGAGCTCATCCTCCAGCAGACCCAGCGGTTGCATGCCGTCATCCAGAACGTCCGCCGGGCGACCCGTCTGCCCGAGCCCCGGACGGAGCGGGTGCCGGTCTCGACGCTCCTGGATGAGACTCTGCCCTTCGTAGAGCCGTGGCTCCAGCGGGCCGGCGTCCGGCTCCAGGTCGACGTCGCCCCCGACCTGCCCCCGCTGTATGCGGACCGTTATCGAGTCCAGACCGTCCTGCTGAATCTGATCCAGAACGCCGTCGAGGCGATGCCGTCCGGGGGGCGTCTCACGATTTCGGCCCGGATGGTCCCCGAGCGCCATGCCGTCGCCATCGCCGTGCGGGACACGGGGCCCGGCATTCCCCCGGAGGTCCAGGCCCGCATGTTCGAGCCCTTTTTCAGCACTCGACAAGACGAGGGCCTGCGGGGCCTCGGCCTGGCCATCGTCCAGGACATCGTCCGGGGCCACGGGGGATCGATCGAGGTCGAAAGCCGACCCGGCGAGGGGACCTGCTTCGTGATTTACTGGCCGGTCGCCGTCTCCGAGTCCGAGGCGTCCGCCGACCCGGCGGGGAGCAGGCCGTAG
- the gfo gene encoding Glucose--fructose oxidoreductase, translating to MVWKGAILGVGNIALQAHVPAFQTDEFLRQRVRIVAVVEPVEARHAAIRERLPEARIYRDAADLFRSERLDFVDICAPPHVHRDLIRQAVRHGCHVLCEKPLAPRLSDARAIARLLRDRPRVLMVCHQYRYAPVWQALRALIAEGRLGPVGFADITVLRAGPDPGAGDWHPYWRVDARVSGGGILMDTGIHYIDLLRWILGPPVAVWARTQVVRYAGSGVEDTALVCLQYPAGWATLHLSWAAQGRQNRFFFIGPRATALYDGGVLWLQADGALTELVREPLSDKSCYVRWYAGLFRDFVVRLEAWPASAGDDDPLEEAVATLDILAACYRSARVHRWVPLVSTRPAC from the coding sequence ATGGTGTGGAAGGGTGCCATCCTCGGCGTCGGAAACATCGCCCTCCAGGCCCACGTCCCGGCCTTTCAGACCGACGAATTCCTGCGCCAGCGGGTCCGCATCGTGGCCGTCGTCGAGCCCGTCGAGGCCCGGCATGCGGCCATCCGGGAGCGCCTGCCCGAGGCCCGCATCTACCGGGACGCCGCCGACCTGTTTCGGTCCGAACGCCTGGACTTCGTGGACATCTGTGCGCCGCCCCATGTGCATCGGGACCTCATCCGACAGGCCGTGCGCCACGGGTGCCATGTCCTGTGCGAGAAGCCCCTGGCCCCCCGGCTGTCCGACGCCCGGGCCATCGCCCGACTCCTCCGGGACCGGCCCCGGGTCCTCATGGTCTGTCATCAATACCGCTACGCGCCCGTATGGCAAGCCCTCCGGGCCTTGATCGCCGAGGGGCGCCTGGGACCGGTCGGGTTTGCGGACATCACCGTCCTGCGGGCCGGCCCGGACCCAGGCGCCGGGGACTGGCACCCCTACTGGCGGGTCGACGCCCGGGTCAGCGGCGGCGGGATCCTGATGGACACGGGGATCCATTACATCGACTTGCTTCGGTGGATTTTAGGACCGCCGGTCGCCGTGTGGGCCCGGACGCAAGTCGTCCGGTACGCCGGCTCCGGCGTGGAAGACACGGCCCTGGTATGCTTGCAATATCCGGCCGGATGGGCCACTCTTCATCTTTCGTGGGCGGCCCAAGGTCGGCAGAACCGCTTTTTCTTCATCGGCCCCCGGGCGACGGCCCTGTATGACGGCGGCGTCCTGTGGCTTCAGGCGGACGGGGCTTTGACAGAGCTCGTCCGGGAGCCTCTCTCGGACAAGTCTTGTTACGTGCGCTGGTACGCCGGCCTGTTTCGAGACTTCGTCGTCCGCCTGGAGGCGTGGCCAGCGTCGGCCGGGGACGACGACCCGCTGGAGGAGGCCGTCGCCACGCTCGACATCTTGGCGGCCTGCTACCGGTCGGCCCGGGTCCACCGGTGGGTGCCCCTCGTCTCGACCCGTCCGGCCTGTTGA
- the qcrB gene encoding Menaquinol-cytochrome c reductase cytochrome b subunit yields the protein MAERGLWTRIRKSQVWRSMFRHDIPKDARGRSLAVLSNVFLHLHPVKVRKNGLKLSYTWCMGGLSFFLFLVETVTGVLLMFYYRPTAQYAYFDIVDLREQIPFGIMREIHRWGAHLMVLSVWLHMLRVFLTGSYKPPREFNWVVGVNLLVLTLLLSFTGYLLPWDQLAIWAVTVGTNMARATPLLGHEGPGAALLKLGDLQLIHIGSDVRFALLSGRFIGEATLNRFYILHCVFFPLIVATLIAVHFWRVRKDGGISGPL from the coding sequence ATGGCCGAACGAGGTTTATGGACACGGATTCGGAAGTCCCAAGTCTGGCGTTCGATGTTCCGACATGACATCCCGAAGGACGCGCGGGGGCGCTCCTTAGCCGTCCTCTCCAACGTATTCCTGCACCTGCATCCCGTGAAGGTCCGCAAGAACGGCCTCAAGCTTAGCTACACGTGGTGCATGGGGGGCCTGTCCTTCTTCTTGTTCCTGGTCGAGACGGTCACGGGCGTGCTCCTGATGTTCTACTACCGGCCGACGGCGCAGTACGCCTACTTTGACATCGTGGACCTCCGGGAGCAGATTCCCTTTGGGATCATGCGGGAGATCCACCGGTGGGGCGCTCACCTGATGGTCCTGTCCGTATGGCTCCACATGCTTCGCGTCTTCTTGACAGGGTCCTACAAGCCGCCGCGGGAGTTCAACTGGGTCGTCGGGGTGAACTTGCTGGTCCTGACCCTGCTGTTGAGCTTCACGGGCTATCTCCTCCCGTGGGACCAGTTGGCCATCTGGGCCGTCACGGTCGGGACGAACATGGCCCGGGCGACGCCTCTGTTGGGTCATGAGGGGCCGGGGGCGGCACTCCTGAAGCTGGGCGACCTCCAGCTCATCCACATCGGGAGCGACGTGCGGTTTGCCCTCCTGTCCGGTCGTTTCATCGGGGAGGCGACGTTAAATCGTTTTTATATCCTACATTGTGTATTTTTCCCACTTATCGTGGCGACCCTGATCGCCGTCCACTTCTGGCGAGTCCGGAAGGACGGCGGTATCTCGGGACCCCTGTGA
- the atoE gene encoding Putative short-chain fatty acid transporter: MLRRVAAVLTRWSLRWVPDAWIIAVALTVMTFGLGLVFTPRGLYGLIRDWGDGFWTLHSFAMQMCLIVITGSILADARPVRACLNGLAGLPRTPRQTVALMASVSMLLAWFHWGLSLIGSAVLARAMARRQRGVDYGLLVCTAYLGLGGVWHAGLSASAPLLVATPQHFMEAEMGRVPVTETILRPFNLGLTCLVVVVWTALAALLHPRPEDTVEADPSLFQEAPEAAAPRRPMTPAEWLAHTPWVNLLVAGAGFAWLVGYFRSRGLAGLTIDTVNFGFLLLGILLHGTPAAFLRSAAEASRHVWGIILQFPFYAGIFGLMKSSGLAEVIAGWFAAVATPRTYPLIVYWYSGVLNYFVPSGGSKWVIEAAYIVRAARQLGVGMPETVLAYAWGDMMTDVIQPFWAIPLLSIARLEFRHILGYAIVFFIVYVVLTSAAFFLLPGWGT, encoded by the coding sequence ATGTTACGGCGGGTGGCGGCCGTCCTCACGCGGTGGAGTCTCCGGTGGGTCCCGGACGCCTGGATCATCGCCGTCGCCCTGACGGTCATGACCTTCGGCCTGGGCCTGGTGTTTACGCCCCGGGGCCTGTACGGGTTGATTCGGGATTGGGGCGACGGCTTCTGGACCCTCCACAGCTTTGCGATGCAGATGTGCCTGATCGTGATCACGGGGTCGATTCTGGCCGACGCCCGGCCCGTACGGGCCTGCCTGAACGGTCTGGCCGGTCTACCCCGGACGCCCCGGCAGACGGTCGCCCTGATGGCCTCGGTCTCGATGCTCCTGGCGTGGTTCCACTGGGGCCTGTCGCTCATCGGAAGCGCCGTCTTGGCGCGGGCGATGGCCCGCCGTCAGCGGGGCGTGGACTACGGGCTCCTCGTCTGCACGGCCTACCTCGGCCTGGGCGGCGTGTGGCACGCGGGTCTTTCAGCTTCGGCGCCGCTCCTGGTGGCGACGCCCCAGCACTTCATGGAGGCCGAGATGGGCCGAGTGCCGGTCACGGAGACGATCTTGCGGCCCTTCAACCTGGGCCTGACCTGCCTGGTCGTGGTCGTCTGGACGGCCCTGGCGGCCCTCCTGCATCCCCGGCCCGAGGACACCGTCGAGGCGGACCCGTCGCTGTTCCAGGAAGCCCCGGAGGCGGCCGCGCCCCGACGGCCGATGACGCCGGCCGAATGGCTGGCCCACACGCCGTGGGTCAATCTCCTCGTCGCCGGAGCGGGCTTTGCGTGGCTGGTCGGCTACTTTCGGAGTCGCGGCCTGGCGGGGCTGACCATCGACACGGTCAACTTCGGGTTCCTGCTACTGGGGATTCTCCTGCATGGGACGCCGGCGGCCTTCCTGCGGTCGGCCGCCGAGGCGAGTCGGCACGTGTGGGGGATCATCCTGCAGTTTCCGTTCTATGCGGGGATCTTCGGCCTCATGAAGTCTTCGGGCCTGGCCGAAGTCATCGCCGGGTGGTTTGCGGCCGTCGCCACGCCGCGGACGTATCCCCTCATCGTCTACTGGTACTCGGGGGTCCTGAACTATTTTGTTCCCTCCGGCGGTTCCAAGTGGGTCATCGAGGCGGCCTACATCGTCCGGGCGGCCCGACAATTGGGCGTCGGTATGCCCGAGACGGTCCTGGCCTATGCCTGGGGAGACATGATGACGGACGTCATCCAGCCGTTCTGGGCGATTCCCCTCTTGAGCATCGCCCGACTTGAATTCCGGCATATCCTGGGATATGCTATCGTGTTCTTCATCGTCTACGTGGTCCTCACGTCGGCCGCCTTCTTTCTGCTCCCCGGGTGGGGCACCTGA
- the zraR_6 gene encoding Transcriptional regulatory protein ZraR, whose product MAARILVLDDDPVACEFLQEALERAGYAVTAYTSVEAVPPRDLDEVDLVISDIRMPGVDGLQFLRSVRRRRPDLPVILVTAYGSLETTMEAFQLGAWDYISKPFSPDAIRAAVRRVLEVRELRQHHIRWEAQAADDEGPRLVGSSAAMVELYKTLVRLADAWVSVLIEGESGTGKELVARALHQLSGRRTAPFVVVHCGAIPETLLESELFGYEKGAFTGAEHTHVGLIESAQGGTLFLDEVTEMSPALQGKLLRFLQDGEVRRLGSATVRRVQVRVVAATNRDIDAEVRAGRFRADLLYRFVVRLRVPPLRERKEDLPLLVQHCLHRLGHPHVRLSPEAMECLMAYDWPGNVRELENVLQHALLMSSLDVILPEHLPEKLRPASRGSEPPLLTPLERAERDQILQTLRTTGWNRSRTARLLGIDRKTLRMKMRRYGLLPAGSADASDSETATGQ is encoded by the coding sequence ATGGCGGCCCGCATCCTCGTCCTGGATGACGACCCCGTCGCCTGCGAGTTTCTCCAGGAGGCCCTCGAACGGGCCGGCTATGCGGTCACGGCCTACACGTCGGTCGAGGCTGTCCCGCCGCGAGACCTGGACGAGGTGGACTTAGTCATTTCCGACATCCGGATGCCCGGCGTGGACGGCCTTCAATTCCTGCGGTCGGTCCGCCGGCGGCGGCCGGACCTGCCGGTCATCCTCGTGACGGCCTATGGGTCCCTGGAGACGACGATGGAGGCCTTTCAGCTGGGGGCCTGGGACTACATCAGCAAGCCGTTCTCGCCGGACGCCATCCGGGCGGCCGTCCGCCGGGTCCTGGAGGTCCGGGAACTTCGTCAGCACCACATCCGCTGGGAGGCCCAGGCCGCCGACGATGAAGGCCCCCGCCTGGTCGGCTCCTCGGCGGCCATGGTCGAGCTGTACAAGACACTCGTCCGGTTGGCCGACGCCTGGGTCAGTGTCCTCATCGAGGGCGAGAGCGGGACGGGCAAGGAGCTGGTCGCCCGGGCCCTTCATCAGTTGAGCGGCCGCCGGACGGCCCCCTTCGTCGTCGTCCACTGCGGGGCCATCCCGGAGACCCTGCTGGAGTCCGAGCTGTTCGGCTACGAGAAGGGCGCCTTCACGGGCGCCGAGCACACGCATGTCGGCCTCATCGAATCGGCCCAAGGGGGGACCCTCTTTCTGGACGAGGTCACGGAGATGTCCCCGGCCCTGCAGGGGAAGCTCCTGCGGTTTCTCCAGGACGGCGAGGTGCGACGTCTGGGAAGCGCGACCGTCCGCCGGGTGCAGGTCCGGGTCGTGGCGGCGACGAATCGGGACATCGACGCCGAGGTCCGGGCCGGCCGATTTCGGGCCGACCTCCTGTACCGCTTTGTCGTGCGTCTGCGGGTCCCGCCCCTCCGGGAACGGAAGGAGGACCTGCCCCTGCTCGTCCAACACTGCCTCCACCGCCTGGGTCATCCCCACGTGCGTCTGTCCCCCGAGGCGATGGAGTGCCTGATGGCCTACGACTGGCCGGGCAACGTCCGGGAGCTGGAGAACGTCCTCCAGCATGCCCTCCTGATGTCTTCGCTGGACGTGATCCTTCCCGAGCACCTGCCCGAGAAGCTTCGACCGGCGAGCCGAGGCTCGGAACCGCCTCTGCTGACGCCCCTCGAACGGGCCGAGCGGGACCAAATCCTGCAGACACTCCGGACCACGGGGTGGAACCGAAGCCGGACGGCCCGTCTCTTGGGCATCGACCGGAAGACCCTCCGGATGAAGATGCGGCGCTACGGCCTGCTCCCCGCCGGGTCGGCGGACGCCTCGGACTCGGAGACGGCGACCGGCCAGTAA
- the smc_3 gene encoding Chromosome partition protein Smc, producing MPAPTKGMPTFYDMVRLHRVFFILSALWFVLLVFMVWQDYRREWHRYQREFRKVEMERAQLALRAAEQSPEAQKLRELRAQLRQVEQRLAAKKDEIRALERELAGLEARRYVEDQQWRFAKSERDSLRYMYEVALNENHPDVERRRRRLEEAERRVDAAFEALKALDEQIERVHQELARLTGERARIEKELQLLAGKVETLEKRLSELKPSLVNYLRDLPLLDFMVPYFQIRQVYLSDLYYDVNFRLVERADRCMTCHLAIDRPDFQEYRRQPFKAHPKLDLMVGGASPHPVESFGCTICHMGRDRGTTFVTAAHTPRDDVQKRLWQAKYDWKPMELWDDPMLPLQYAEATCLMCHQGQLWVRGADRLNRGLDLIRRAGCYGCHKIPGFEYLRKAGPSLEKIAAKTTPEWVFRWIKDPQSFRPTWMPKFFDLTNTRDEYYRRRNHVEALAITAYLFEKSQKETYPPVPVPGDPARGEQLVKNLGCLGCHTLDPQDWARTDSVSRRKFGPNLAYMGSKVRPEWLFAWLKDPKAYWHKTRMPNLRLSDQEAADITAYLMSQRNPAFEAARLPVPDESILDEIAAEQWINRMTASEIQAKLRQMSLREKLVFVGERMIARYGCFGCHDIPGFETTQAIGTELSEEGDKPIVRLDFGYQKIPHTRWDWFRTKLKDPRIFDVGREVKPWEKLRMPQFAFSDDDIDAIVTVILGLKKTNILGPTKVRRLTPREEAVWAGWRILEEHNCIGCHQIGHVGGDIRGFMQEAGIEPGLWPPVLKYEDRPGPGAKVRTDWLYQFLKAPYPIRVWLQVRMPTFGLTDEEVNTLIRAFASMDNVTYPFEEAWYQKPPQDYVAMGKVLFDKLQCIRCHIVSAQAVGAGEAAAFAPNLELVRSRLRPDWLVQWLKDPNAIMPGTRMPTYPWGETLRSLDPTIDPDPNKQVLAVRNYLLNFSAASASASTATRPALTQRTSP from the coding sequence ATGCCGGCGCCGACGAAAGGAATGCCGACGTTTTATGACATGGTTCGTCTCCATCGGGTATTCTTCATCCTGAGTGCCCTCTGGTTTGTCCTCCTCGTCTTCATGGTGTGGCAAGACTACCGACGGGAATGGCACCGCTATCAGCGGGAGTTCCGGAAGGTCGAGATGGAACGTGCTCAGCTCGCCCTCCGGGCGGCCGAGCAGTCGCCAGAAGCCCAGAAGCTCCGGGAATTACGGGCCCAGCTCCGGCAGGTCGAACAGCGGTTGGCCGCCAAAAAGGACGAGATCCGGGCCCTCGAACGGGAGCTGGCCGGTCTGGAAGCCCGTCGGTACGTCGAGGACCAGCAGTGGCGGTTCGCCAAGTCCGAGCGGGACAGCCTTCGTTACATGTACGAGGTCGCCCTGAACGAGAATCATCCCGACGTGGAGCGGCGGCGTCGACGCCTCGAAGAGGCCGAGCGCCGGGTCGATGCCGCCTTTGAAGCCCTCAAGGCCCTGGACGAACAGATCGAACGGGTCCATCAGGAGCTGGCCCGGCTGACGGGCGAGCGGGCCCGCATCGAGAAGGAACTCCAGCTCTTAGCCGGTAAAGTCGAGACCCTGGAAAAGCGTCTGAGCGAGCTGAAGCCCAGCCTCGTCAACTATCTTCGGGACCTCCCCCTCCTGGACTTCATGGTCCCTTACTTTCAAATCCGCCAAGTCTACCTCAGCGACCTTTACTACGACGTCAACTTCCGGCTCGTCGAGCGGGCCGACCGTTGTATGACCTGCCACCTGGCCATCGACCGACCCGACTTCCAAGAGTATCGCCGACAGCCCTTTAAGGCCCATCCCAAACTCGACCTGATGGTCGGCGGTGCCTCGCCGCATCCTGTCGAGAGCTTCGGTTGCACGATCTGTCATATGGGCCGGGACCGGGGGACGACGTTCGTCACGGCCGCCCACACGCCGCGGGACGACGTCCAGAAGCGTCTCTGGCAGGCCAAGTATGACTGGAAGCCCATGGAGCTCTGGGACGACCCCATGCTCCCCCTCCAGTACGCCGAGGCGACCTGCCTGATGTGTCACCAGGGCCAGCTCTGGGTCCGGGGGGCCGACCGACTCAACCGGGGCCTGGACCTCATCCGACGGGCCGGTTGCTACGGATGCCACAAGATTCCCGGCTTCGAGTACCTCCGGAAGGCCGGGCCGTCCTTAGAAAAGATCGCCGCCAAGACGACCCCCGAGTGGGTCTTCCGGTGGATCAAAGACCCCCAGAGTTTCCGCCCGACCTGGATGCCCAAGTTCTTCGACCTGACGAATACCCGGGACGAGTATTACCGTCGGCGGAATCACGTCGAGGCCCTGGCCATCACGGCTTATCTCTTTGAGAAGTCCCAGAAGGAGACCTATCCGCCCGTCCCCGTCCCTGGGGACCCCGCTCGCGGTGAACAGCTCGTCAAGAACCTGGGCTGTCTCGGATGTCATACCCTGGACCCTCAGGACTGGGCTCGGACCGACTCGGTCAGCCGACGGAAGTTCGGACCCAACCTGGCGTACATGGGGAGCAAGGTCCGGCCCGAATGGCTGTTCGCCTGGCTGAAGGACCCCAAGGCCTATTGGCACAAGACCCGGATGCCGAACCTCCGTCTGTCCGACCAGGAGGCCGCCGACATCACGGCTTACCTGATGTCTCAGCGGAATCCGGCCTTCGAGGCCGCCCGCCTGCCGGTGCCCGACGAGTCGATCCTGGACGAGATCGCCGCTGAACAATGGATCAACCGCATGACGGCGTCGGAGATCCAGGCCAAGCTCCGACAGATGTCGCTTCGCGAAAAGCTCGTCTTCGTCGGCGAGCGCATGATCGCCCGGTACGGCTGTTTCGGCTGTCACGACATTCCCGGCTTTGAGACGACGCAAGCCATCGGGACGGAGCTTTCCGAGGAGGGCGACAAACCCATCGTGCGGCTGGACTTCGGGTACCAGAAGATTCCCCACACCCGATGGGACTGGTTCCGGACGAAGTTGAAGGACCCCCGCATCTTCGACGTCGGCCGGGAGGTCAAGCCCTGGGAAAAGCTCCGGATGCCCCAGTTCGCCTTCTCCGATGACGACATCGACGCCATCGTGACGGTCATCCTCGGGCTGAAGAAGACGAACATCCTGGGGCCGACCAAGGTTCGACGCCTGACGCCCCGAGAGGAAGCCGTGTGGGCCGGCTGGCGCATCCTGGAGGAGCACAACTGCATCGGATGCCACCAGATCGGCCACGTCGGCGGGGACATCCGGGGCTTCATGCAAGAGGCCGGTATCGAACCCGGCCTGTGGCCGCCTGTCTTGAAATACGAAGACCGGCCCGGTCCGGGCGCGAAGGTCCGGACGGACTGGCTGTATCAATTCCTCAAGGCCCCCTATCCGATTCGGGTCTGGCTTCAGGTCCGCATGCCGACCTTCGGCCTGACTGACGAGGAGGTCAACACCCTGATCCGGGCCTTCGCCTCGATGGACAACGTGACCTATCCCTTCGAGGAGGCCTGGTACCAGAAGCCGCCCCAGGACTACGTGGCCATGGGGAAGGTCCTGTTCGATAAGCTTCAGTGCATCCGGTGCCACATCGTGAGCGCCCAAGCGGTCGGCGCTGGCGAGGCGGCCGCCTTCGCTCCGAACCTGGAGCTCGTCCGGTCCCGTCTCCGGCCGGACTGGCTCGTCCAGTGGCTGAAGGACCCGAACGCCATCATGCCCGGCACCCGGATGCCGACCTATCCGTGGGGCGAGACCCTCCGGTCGTTGGACCCCACCATCGACCCCGACCCGAATAAGCAGGTCCTGGCCGTCCGTAATTACCTGCTCAACTTCTCGGCGGCCTCCGCCTCAGCTTCGACGGCGACCCGACCTGCCTTGACCCAACGGACTTCTCCGTAA